In Nicotiana tabacum cultivar K326 chromosome 21, ASM71507v2, whole genome shotgun sequence, one DNA window encodes the following:
- the LOC107771224 gene encoding serine/threonine-protein kinase AGC1-7-like, which yields MSSKPKPIELPQMSNMPLEDTCQASKCSDSTETSSSSTTPIKPHTGGDVRWDAINSATGRGGSPLGLSNFRLLKRLGYGDIGSVYLVELRGTSTYFAMKVMDKGSLASRNKLLRAETEREILGLLDHPFLPTLYSHFETDKFYCLVMEFCSGGNLHTLRQKQPNKHFTEEAARFYASEVLLALEYLHMLGIVYRDLKPENVLVRDEGHIMLSDFDLSLRCSVNPTLVKSSSVHGGGNVSSGGSILDNDNAVQGCMQPSNFFPRNILPTKKNRKSKSDFGLFVGGSLPELMAEPTNVRSMSFVGTHEYLAPEIIRGEGHGSAVDWWTFGIFLYELLHGTTPFKGSGNRATLFNVVGQPLRFPETPQVSAIARDLIRGLLVKEPHKRIAYKRGATEIKQHPFFEGVNWALVRCAVPPSIPEPVDFTQYASKEASAHYSDKKMPETERHDKNKSTSTDSSYIDFEYF from the exons ATGTCTTCGAAACCCAAACCTATAGAGTTACCGCAG ATGAGCAATATGCCATTAGAAGATACATGTCAAGCCAGCAAATGTAGTGACAGCACAGAGACTAGTTCCAGTAGTACTACACCCATAAAGCCACACACTGGTGGTGACGTTAGATGGGATGCGATTAATTCGGCTACTGGAAGAGGAGGATCTCCTCTTGGTCTTAGCAATTTTCGGTTGTTGAAGCGACTTGGATATGGGGATATTGGAAGTGTGTACCTTGTTGAACTCAGGGGAACCAGCACTTACTTTGCCATGAAAGTGATGGATAAAGGATCACTTGCAAGTAGAAATAAATTGCTGCGAGCTGAAACGGAGAGGGAGATTCTTGGTCTTCTTGACCACCCATTCTTGCCAACTTTATATTCTCACTTTGAGACTGACAAATTCTATTGCTTAGTCATGGAATTCTGCAGTGGAGGCAACCTTCATACCCTCCGTCAAAAACAGCCCAATAAGCATTTTACTGAGGAGGCTGCTAG ATTTTATGCATCAGAGGTGTTGTTGGCGCTTGAATATCTGCATATGCTAGGAATTGTATACAGGGATCTTAAGCCAGAAAATGTACTAGTGAGAGATGAGGGTCATATTATGCTTTCTGATTTCGACCTATCTCTCCGTTGCTCTGTCAATCCAACGCTTGTCAAGTCTTCATCTGTACATGGAGGTGGCAATGTAAGCAGTGGAGGTAGCATTTTAGATAATGACAATGCAGTCCAAGGTTGTATGCAGCCCTCAAATTTTTTCCCTCGTAACATTCTGCCTACCAAAAAGAATCGAAAGTCTAAATCAGATTTCGGGCTATTTGTGGGAGGATCACTTCCTGAGCTTATGGCAGAGCCTACTAATGTGCGATCCATGTCCTTCGTTGGCACTCATGAGTACTTGGCCCCTGAGATAATTCGCGGAGAAGGTCATGGTAGTGCAGTGGATTGGTGGACTTTTGGTATATTCTTATATGAACTTTTGCACGGGACAACCCCTTTTAAAGGTTCTGGCAATCGCGCCACACTGTTCAATGTAGTAGGCCAGCCTTTGAGATTCCCAGAAACTCCGCAAGTGAGTGCTATTGCGCGAGATCTTATAAGGGGACTACTCGTCAAGGAACCACACAAGAGAATTGCATATAAAAGAGGTGCTACTGAAATTAAACAGCACCCTTTTTTTGAAGGTGTTAATTGGGCTTTGGTCAGATGTGCTGTTCCTCCCTCTATACCAGAACCTGTGGACTTCACCCAATATGCAAGTAAAGAAGCATCAGCTCATTATTCAGATAAGAAGATGCCAGAAACTGAAAGACATGATAAAAACAAAAGCACTTCTACTGATTCTTCATATATTGACTTTGAGTACTTCTAG